The nucleotide sequence AATAACTTTACTGAGTGATCGTTTCGTTTTGCAAACAGAAACGTCCGTAAGGTGAGGATTCCCGACTACTGGagtccggactaacgaggttccactgtacaTAAATTGATGTCTTCATTTGTTGAAACTATTGTATAGATAGTAAATAGCTAAATTAAAATAGCTAGATCGACATACataccagagagagagagagagagagagagagagagagagagagagagagagagtaaggggagagaagagagagagagagagagagagagagagagagagagagagattagtgATGAAAGTGAGAATCACAATAGAAAACtgtcattttaaatgttttacttcAGTAACTATAACGCAAATACCAAATGAAGAGTTCAGATGCAAAAACAGATAAATTGAGTTTAGTTATGTTCTGTAAAagagggtttaaaaaaaataagttttgtaTGTAAAACATATGACGTCCACAATGGGCGATCTTAATTTGAACTAAGTATTGCAAATAAAGGAAGGAGggagaaaggaaatgtttcatttaatgacacactcaacacattttatttacggttatattgcgtcggataaagtaaataaatgacaGAATTTCAAAAATCAGAACATAACACCTTGAACTGAGTAACGATAGTAGAAGTTGTTTTTTGGATACAATGGCATTTATCGgattttgcgcctgaactcttcaaatattaactgaacttaCATTTAGGATTACAAGTATATAAGCGACGAGACAggggcaaaacctcaaattcaagcaaaaaatatacagatattcgggcaaaatgtgctaacttgaGACATTTTACCATGTATTGTCATctttctaccctcaaaattagttataatccatgaaAACAAATGCGTACTGATTcatttacaaccctatataggCGATGTTGTTGTCCaaattcggacattttcgtttactTGGGAAAAAGCCAGCCTGACtcatacaaaaatggaagcccgtatGCCTACACAtaatcacaaacacacacacacacacacacacacacacacacacaaagagagagagagagagagagagagagagagagagagagaggaggagagagagagagagagagagagagagagagagagagagagagagagagagagagagagagagagagagagagagagagagagagacataattacatacatatatatgttacagtcaatctgtgaaatcagtcattacgcgtaatgcctaaaAAAATCAGTCACTTCGCGAAGTTcctgtgaccaccaggcaatacGCGAAATAATTGAAAATCCCAGGCATTacacgaaatgactgaaaatcatgaCCAGACATTACACAGAATGACTAAAGTGATTCACGTCTTATTACTGGCACTTGTATAcaggcttttggtcttaaaagtTGATACGTTGAACAAACAAGGATAACTTTATTGattgtataatttaaaatactacttaacatgaattatttattattatacaataactaaattaaagcattgtatatgtgtttactaacaaattaatgtttatgtgGTTTAATAATAGTTAAACAAACAACCAAGAATCTGCTGTATTATTGATGTCTTTTCATCCCTGATTAGTTGTAATGATTCGCTGGTTTATTCTCACCCCTAGCCTTGCTTTGTGTTTATAAGCAAATGGATTAAGACATGGCTACTTGCAGTGGCCTCTTCTAATCCTTGCAGTGGCCTCTTCTAATCCCTTAGTACAAATATGTGATTACAACACCATATGACTTTCATCTTTATAAAACTAAACATGTTTGTGGGGTTTACTCATAAGTTcttcggactacaggctggtaggtacagggttcgcagctcggtaccggctccaacccagagcgagttcttaagggctcaatgggtaggtgtaaggccactacaccctcttctctctcactaaccactaacaaactaacaactaacccactgtcctggacaggcagcccagatagctgaggtgtgtgcccaggacagcgtgcttgaaccttaattggatataagcacgaaaataagttgaaatcaatcaatcaatcataaGTTCTTCTGTTGTAACCAGTGCATGATGTCAGAGTCCTATGAAGATAAATTTAAAACTGAGCTTTACAAAAAGTATGCAGTTTGTAGAAAAGTGTTAATTCCAAAagatgcatattttaaaatgctagAAGATCTCAAAACAGCAGCAGCTGATACTGGAACAGAGAGCAGACATGGATACTATCTGCTATCAAAGTAAGTGTATTTCaatacattcaatgtgtttattcattcataaattctaatactacaatatttctattactacaatatttttcaaattaattacatttccTATCCTAATTAATATCTAGTCTCACAATGCTTCCCCATAAATGTTTAGTTtcattacactcaaagaatataattatgtgacatGGTGTGTGGATGTCTGTTAAAATTGAGTATTTAatgttcaaattatttttttccagaGTTCGGTAATGATCTTAAAATATGAGTTATAATCGGTATTAGGATGAAAGTACACTTAAGGTGGAAATGGAGTACAGACTTTTTCTGGTGATTGCTATGAGTTTATAAAggcataaaacaatatattgatattgaaaGCAATATGATATacgtaaatgttaattttaataatacaatcaTACACTATTAGCCAGGCATGTTACAGATAGCATTACTGGCACAAGCACggtaaaatatgtcttgggCATTATGCCTTTAATGTTACTCTTCCACTGTTTTCTGTCTTTGAGTTTGAGTGCCATATATTAACCCTGCATTAAGAAAatacccatttaaaaatattcatcaaCTACACAGAAAATATTTATcgtcaaaatgtttttagggGGACtattggatttatgcaaattaaggaacatttaaaaattccTATGGTccaattatatttacaaaatgttaattttcCTTTCTCTCTGGCCATGAACTGAAGATTTTAAAGTTTAGCCTTGAAAATTCAACATTTAGTGAATGTtcctgggttgtttttttcaggtTTGAGATACTGCAGTGTGGCGATGTTGAAAAACTCATCAAAAACCACGTTAACCCAAGGGAGAATCCTGTTTATTATGTTAGCATAGAAAAAACATATGATGTGGTTAGGCGTGCACATGTAGCCACAGGACATGGTGGTCGAGATCGCATGGCCAAAGAAATCAACAAAAAGTATGCAAACATCACTCGCGATGTTCTCAATCTTTTCAAGTCTTATTGTCATGAATGTCAGAAGAAACGTAAGCGCCCAAGGATTAAGGGTGTTGTAGTGCTCCCCATTCTCACAAATGTGTTCGCTTCTCGTGCACAAATTGATCTTATTGATATGCAGTCCATGGCCCAAAAATCATTTAAGTGGATTTTTGTTTATCAAGACCACCTAACCAAGTTTATCATTCTTCGAGCCCTAACTTCAAAGCGTGCTGCTGAGGTCGCTCATCACCTGCTTGATATATTCCTTCTCATTGGTGCCCCATCTATTCTCCAGAGCGACAATGGAAGTGAATTCACAGCAGAGATTATCAGTGAACTGAAAATTGTGTGGCCCAGGCTGGTTATGGTCCATGGTAAACCTCGACACCCTCAAAGCCAGGGGTCTGTGGAAAGGGCAAATGGTGATATCAAGGATATACTTGTTGAATGGATGGGAGATAATGACACAAATGATTGGTCAGTAGGCATAAAATTTGTTCAATTCCAAAAGAATTCGAGttatcattcatatatatatgtatacttcaGTACCTATGAAgctaataccaaatattaacacAACTTTTCATTGATAAATACACGTATGAACGCACATGGGTAGTAACCAGCGTATCTGTTTTTGCACCTGTTTTCTGGTATTTGGGAATCATTGTACGGATGTCTGAACCCACTTGGAAGTTTCTgaaatcaaagtaatattcatgtaatattgtaagtttaaaatgtttctctACTGGCactagctagtgggaatttccgtATTAGCACATTTGGAAGAGCGTTGGACTCCTGTATTCACAGTCCGTGCTTCGAATCTCCTTACTGGCGGTTGatttatttcttacatttcGAGCTGACGTAGGGACTGTGTGTCATAACATAACATAAGAATACGATTATAACGCTGTCATTAtccgtaacagttcaactggcCATGCCCCATAGCTCTCTACGTCagctcaaatattttattttagaatggGCCGTTGAAATGCtaaacaaacataattaaaacatattccagcaaaacacaacaacatttGGCATTTTGCCACCCAACGAGAGACATACGACTGGTACATCCAATACCTCTCTCTATGACAAATTGcatatgaaattttattagtTTTCTACTTTCCAGTAGAAACAGCCTAAATgacagctctctctctctctctctctctctctctctctctctctctctctctctctctctctctctctctctctctctctctgtctctgtctctctctctctgttgtcAGTGTATGTCTCTCACTCTACTTCCCTCCCTCatgtattgaaataataatgttagaCATGAAATTCTTATTTTTCAAATGTGCTAAAGTTTCGAAAACTATTATTTTCGTTTCAATTCTCCTTTTGTACAATTGTAACTAAACAATCAGACTCAAAGTAATCTCCcaagaaaaaagagaaatgtaAATATCTTACAATATATTCTGCTTGAAATCCTCCAGGCTGATTCCTGATGCTTTCGATGATACCTTCAAGTTCTGTGACATCAAAACCTTCTTCTGGCAGACTGAAGGAAGGAGCTGCCGGTTGGACATCATTGTAGTACGTATTAGTATCCTGTATGTCCTCCTCGTCTTCGTCAGGTTGTTGGACTTCTGTCTTTGCCTCTCCTTGATCAACCACTAGTGCTACATCACCAGTGGTTACGACTGGTACTTCAGCACTGGCGAAAGTTTTGTTTACCTCAAACCTTTTGGCAGAGGTTGTTGAGGATAGTTCGACATTAACGTAGGTAGAGACGTCAGGTGCATGGTGTTTTCGTTCTGTAAATTATTTTGAGGTGCTCAAATATACAGTACTATCACTGGCATGGCCAAGATTTGATATGGGGCGGGGACATATTGGGGGACCAACCACAATGGCTATTAGTcatgttatggggcgacagaAAAACATGTAAATttgtgagagaaaaaagaaaggtgTGGTTGGGTTTGGGCATGGCCCAATCTGGTTACGCCATTGAGTACTATTGTCTAATTCAACTAGACACAAAatgcaaaaaaacccaaacaatgaCACTTTATTATTTGGAATAGGACAATGGACCCCATGGTTTTCTGATAGTTTTATGGCTGTGATTGCTAAATATTGCACTGATTATTTGctcaattttattttcaaaacatattaTCGTATTCGATTCCTTTCAAAAACcaactaaacaaaattaacagaaccccgataaaaataaaaaaaccgtGGGTGACATAATACCTTTTGTAGATGATTTATTCTCTGGTACAATTGGTTCACCAGCTTTGGTGTTGTCCTTTGCACGTTTCCTTCTCCTAAGCAACAGAATGATGTTAAAAGAGTTACGTTTTTAGACACTGGTCCAAACAGAACTGTATCTACTCTCGTGGGTTCAAAAGCCAAAGGTATCTATTGAAAGTTAGAAACGTTTTTTTCCAacgaatatttgttttacgaATACGGGACATAGTAATAACTTTACTGGAAGTCTTATCAGGTAACTGTCGGGAACTCCACAATTCAACGATTTTGCTAATGTTTaactaaagaaaacaatatggaTGAACTACCATCTAAGACATGCGTTCTTAAAGGAAAATGAAAACACAATGGGGTTACCCCTATTCTGATGTCAACTTTGTCTCTCTTGTTTgtgtttaaatgaatgaatgaatggatgtttaatgacaccccagcacaaaaatacacatcgactaATGGGTGTCacaaaaaggtaagtatataaaaatagtattgtgtttaaaacacaaaaacaaaaatcaaacgcTATATATGTAATGATATTAATTTAGAGggtcaaaatgtaaaaaacccacaaacataatattttatgttaatctGTCATTATAAAAAATCACTAAATGGCGACGTCACTGACACATGTAAACAGACAGTCTTAAATAGACAACGCACGTCATAATGACAATAAAATGCATTCTGTGAAGGCCATTTTCTATAACCCCAAAATATTCAAACTGTTCACCACCCACTAACTGCACTTAACATTTATACCAGCTACAGCCATGACATTATAGATTGAAACTATTTTGAACTGACGTCTGAAAATGGTTTACCTCAGAAATACAACGACGATGACagtcacaacaacaacaacaacaaccacagcGGTACCGAGGACGCCACCGATAACTGGTCCTGGGTTTTCATCAGGTGCAGCAGTTTGTGCAATGCCTGCAATAACACAAATTCCGATGTGCCTCCAAATATGTgtcatatataattaatattggtatcttattcattatgaaaatataatgaTATCGACTTCtggatatttgtatataattattgttttatattaatgcattGGTTTTATTTGCTCTCATGTAATTAATGATTTTCTTTCAACAAACAGGTAATGAATTATAACAGATAGTGTACCTTTAATTAGTTTCttcttgtaatataataatgacaAGTTAATCACTATTTTCAGGTATATTGGCTTGTTATAAATTGCACAAGCATGTATAACACCTTGCACAACTTAGTATCAATAGCACTATCATCCATGCGCCGCGCCTGTCCTGCTGTTTGCAGCTTGGGTACAGTGTAAGCtgatgtggttttagtgttctTGTTTGAAGAGATAGCTTACTATAATTCACGGTTTGCTTAAATACTGGTGTGGTCCACATTATAGTTTGCTCTTCTCGAGttaacactgatttattgaagATATCCCTAGAACAGATTTAAGGTTAGTTATAGtgtaaatgtaatttataataagtaattattatatctttCTGCAACTTTATAAACTGTACAGTGTAATATTAATTCTTGTTAATTCAGTCATTTGATTAATCTAAATCTAAATatgtgataaacataatttagtatGGATGCAATGTGTGCTAGTGTATGTTTGGGGTGATGAACACTTTAGTAGagattgttgtattttattatatattttatgaaacataACGTGTCTACgtggttatttattattttaattattgtcacacacttggtatgttatatatttttataatgtatttttataatataattgaaATTCCTATTTCAGGacatatttatgtatttcaCATGATTGAATATGTTGTTTATTGGTATTCGTTATATTGAATTCATATGTTAAATCACTTATCTGGACATTTGCGTGATAATGCATattatgtatctatgtattatAACTGTCTGTTATAATCATAAGACATATTGTGTATTATggattaattacttttatatcTCATGTCGTGTTAAATACTTAAATGATGGAATATTGTGTGTCCTGAtatttatatatgcataatgtatgtattgttatattgcattttaattttattgttacagGGTAAAACAATAGAAATTATTATCAGACATTAAACGCCATTTGACCCAAAACATTGATGTTGTTGTCGACAATTTAAAATGATGATGCTACTACAAAAAGAACCAGCGTGGTTTAATTATGACATAATATCACTTTGTTTCATTGTTAACTGTATGTATTTATCTCAAAATTAAAAAGggataaatccttatagttaatGACGAAAAAGTGATATTTCCCCTATTGTAATATTACACCTATTAGAAATAATATTGAggtaatattgttttttctttctcttgaaATAGCGTCACCTATTTCGGAGTGAACCAAATGGCAAATTTATTAGTATCGTAGTCTGTATTTTGAACctaatttattgtaatacacTAAAACTATGTTTGTCGTTTCCTGTTAATTTTTGTTGGAAGACATATGAATATGATGAACTTTTACATTTGTGAAGCGGTTTGTCAAcctcatattaaatatattttgaggaaTTCGTCTGGCTTAGTTTTGGACAAAAAAAACACGTTGATGGGATATATTaacaagtttataacttttgttaacatattttcatttaattgtttttataaatattttaaagcagttattgttgtttaaaattgcgTTTCCATCTTGTCGTTATGAATATTATTGTCTCAAAAAGTATGTTCTAAATAAAAATGGTGTAATTCAGATTCTGATAGAGTTATTTCTGAAAGACCTACTTGTGCCAATTTGGGAACACAAACTAGAAAAGCCAGACAAGACACATGATCGAATTGACTGCTAAACTTGGTCactggcctcgatggtgtcgtggttaagccatcagacataaggcaggtaccggctcccactcagagcgagttttaatgactcaatggtaggtgtaagaccactacatcttcttctctctcactaaccactaacaactaaaaaaTAACCCACTGGCCTGTTCAGACAGCCCAGCTAGCGATCGATCAGTGACAGAACATTACTAGGGATGGGTGGATGTTAATTGCTGCTAACGAGTTGTTACAAATTACAATGACATTAAATAATAACactataatattaacaataacatcattttcatcttAAGTcataaatgttttctaaattatttatattgacgtttaaatgtaaagaaagacgcggaattaatatactaatgaaaacacCACACATACGGCTAAGTAACAGCGTTCTCACAATTTTGTAATTGTGACAAATCCTTGTTGTCCGTGACAGCATACATCTATCTTCAGATTTTTCACGAACATTAACCAATGGagaaattgaattgaattgaatggatgtttaacgacaccccagcacaaataatacatcggctattgggtgtcatacaatggtaatgaaaataaataaagtgatgatcaacatcaatataaaaattcaagacttaaacaaaaacagtgtaaagaactgtgcaaaaacacaaatatcacagaattttacggatactgaattttactcaaaacttcaattttgtgctgtattggccattctcaaagataatgttacacccctgcaccacggtgaggttacagcacacgcaggggccaaTGGAGAAAAGGCTTATATGAAAGTTGTTttagaataataatatattatgtgatCAGATAtttaaagcaaaaacaaaaaaaatagaatATAGGAAAACTTGGGTTTACAAGTTTCAGCATGATTTTAAGTTACAAAGTTGCTTAAAACGTTTCAACAATAAAGGCTGTAATATAAATTGAGAACTACTATATAAACAGTGACCGCAGAACGGAGTGTGGACGTGGGGACGATGTCTCCCATTTTTTTCAATTACTGTTTCAAGAG is from Gigantopelta aegis isolate Gae_Host unplaced genomic scaffold, Gae_host_genome ctg5496_pilon_pilon:::debris, whole genome shotgun sequence and encodes:
- the LOC121366383 gene encoding KRAB-A domain-containing protein 2-like, yielding MLEDLKTAAADTGTESRHGYYLLSKFEILQCGDVEKLIKNHVNPRENPVYYVSIEKTYDVVRRAHVATGHGGRDRMAKEINKKYANITRDVLNLFKSYCHECQKKRKRPRIKGVVVLPILTNVFASRAQIDLIDMQSMAQKSFKWIFVYQDHLTKFIILRALTSKRAAEVAHHLLDIFLLIGAPSILQSDNGSEFTAEIISELKIVWPRLVMVHGKPRHPQSQGSVERANGDIKDILVEWMGDNDTNDWSYL
- the LOC121366384 gene encoding uncharacterized protein LOC121366384 — translated: MVSVSIECRHNTFGPSCLFNCTERHCKGDNSSCDIQDGACQDGCQPGWTNANCTEKCEENSYGPGCVFKCNKRHCLNKVASCNHVHGSCGGECENNYNGTDCTECDAGQYGPECNSSCSARHCKANDGACDHVIGLCNGTCEAGWQGDDCTLSIAQTAAPDENPGPVIGGVLGTAVVVVVVVVTVIVVVFLRRRKRAKDNTKAGEPIVPENKSSTKERKHHAPDVSTYVNVELSSTTSAKRFEVNKTFASAEVPVVTTGDVALVVDQGEAKTEVQQPDEDEEDIQDTNTYYNDVQPAAPSFSLPEEGFDVTELEGIIESIRNQPGGFQAEYIKLPSGFRHPYNDSQIPENRCKNRYAGYYPCAFIRVFINEKLC